The genomic DNA CACCATATACCACCCATCCTTTCCCATGATTTAAATAACTAAATATATACAAAGAATACCCTGCACTAAAAAAAGATATTAAACCTAAAGGAACTATTACTATTAATCTCCACTTTATAATACCACCTATTAATAGTAACTCTCCACCTAAATTTATAGAAGGAGGGGCTGCTATATTAATAATTCTAAATAAAAATCATCACAATCCTAAAAATGGAAATACTCTTCCTAAACCTTTTAAAAGAATTATTCTACGAGTGTAGAACCGTTCATAGTACATATTTGCTAAACAAAATAACCCTGATGAGCAAAGACCATGACCAATCATTATAGCTAAACTTCCAATCAACCCTCAACCAGTTATACTCATAAGACCTCCTAAAACCATACCCATATGACATACAGAAGAATATGCAATCAGTGCCTTAACATCAACCTGACATAAACAAATTAATCTAATTATTAAACCGCCAATCAAAACAACTCTCATAATCAGAAAACTAAATCTATTAAAATtattaattaaaaaaaatttaatTCGAAGAAGTCCATAAATTCCTAATTTTAATAACACACCAGCCAAAATCATAGATCCAGCTACCGGAGCTTCAACATGAGCCTTTGGGAGTCAAACATGAACAAAAAATATTGGTATTTTTACTAAAAATCCTAAAACTCCTATAAGCACTATCACTATTGATAATCTATAATTTATtcaataaatataaaaaattctTAATCTTTCTCtattgaataaaaaaaacaaaaataaagggAGTGAACCAAAAAGTGTATAAAATAGTATATAAATACCAGCCTGAAGACGTTCAGGCTGGTATCCCCAACCCATAATTAATATAACAATAGGAAACAAAACTCtttcaaaaaataaataaaacccaATTAAATTTTgaagcaaaaagcaaaaaattaAAAGAAGAACTATCAAAATAATATAAAAATTAAATATCTTATCAAAATTAACCTTTAAACTCATTCTAGCTAAAAATATTAGTATTCCAATCCACAAACTTAACTCAATCAAAAAAAAACCCAATATATCTATCCCAAATAACTCcccaacaaataaataaataccagaccaatcaactaaaaaaaaagtaaataagcaacaaaaaaacaacacaaaTATAAATTCAACAAAAGAGAAGTATAAATACATGCATATTATCATAATTAATACTATTACTAAAATTAACATTTCATTAAATTTATTGAATTTAATTTATCATTTCCATAAAAATAAACTCCTATTACTAAAATTCTTAGCCCCAACCCAGCTTCGCAAACCACAAGAATTATAAACAAGATTATTCTCAAAAAATCATATTTAAACCCATCAAAAAGTACAACATTATATAAGATTCCTAAATATATAAACTctaaacacaaaaacaaaattaaAATATGATTCCGGTTAAAAAAAATACTTATTAAACCAAAAAAATAAATTAACACCCCAAACATAAACATTAGTTACAATAgtttaaaagaaaacaaaggttTTGTAACCCTTAATTGATTAAATCTTGTAATTTCAGAAAAGATACCTCATCCTAAATCCCCAAAATTTAAATATTTAATTATActattttctgaaataaaatttATAATAATTATACCCCTTATATTTATATCCTCAACACACCCTATTTCTATAGTTATAATCATGATTTTAACTACAATCTACATAAGAATCATGATATATAAATTTATAAAATTCTCTTGATTCATTCTAATTATTACACTTCTTATCTTAGGAGGTTTACTAGTAATTTTTCtgtacattacaagtttaacaCCAAATAAAAAATTTACTTTTAACAAAAAATGACTTTTTATTAGACTTCCATTATTATTGGTACTAAAAATTAATAATTTTCCAATAGTATctataaataaaatacaaattCAAGAAATTTTAACAGAAAAACCTTTAATAATATTACTATTTATAATAATTTACTTATTAATCTCTCTAATTtctattataataattattaaaTCAATTATAGCCCCTCTAAAATCTAACTAATGCTTCTTCGGAAATCCAATAGCTTAATCAAAATCATCAACTCAACATTAATTGATTTACCTGCTCCCTCAAACATTTCATACATATGAAATTATGGATCCTTACTTAGAATATGTTTAATTATTCAAATTTTAACAGGAGTTTTTCTAGCTATACACTTTTCAAGAGATATTACAACTGCATTTTCAAGAGTATCACACATCACACGTGATGTCAATCTAGGATGAATAATCCGAGCAGCACATGCTAACACAgcctctttcttctttattttcttaTACATTCACGTAGCACGTGGTCTATTTTTCTCTTCATTCTATTTAAAAGGCCCTTGAATTT from Ornithodoros turicata isolate Travis unplaced genomic scaffold, ASM3712646v1 ctg00001343.1, whole genome shotgun sequence includes the following:
- the LOC135376847 gene encoding LOW QUALITY PROTEIN: NADH-ubiquinone oxidoreductase chain 4-like (The sequence of the model RefSeq protein was modified relative to this genomic sequence to represent the inferred CDS: substituted 6 bases at 6 genomic stop codons); the protein is MLILVIVLIMIICMYLYFSFVEFIFVLFFCCLFTFFLVDWSGIYLFVGELFGIDILGFFLIELSLWIGILIFLARMSLKVNFDKIFNFYIILIVLLLIFCFLLQNLIGFYLFFERVLFPIVILIMGWGYQPERLQAGIYILFYTLFGSLPLFLFFLFNRERLRIFYIYXINYRLSIVIVLIGVLGFLVKIPIFFVHVXLPKAHVEAPVAGSMILAGVLLKLGIYGLLRIKFFLINNFNRFSFLIMRVVLIGGLIIRLICLCQVDVKALIAYSSVCHMGMVLGGLMSITGXGLIGSLAIMIGHGLCSSGLFCLANMYYERFYTRRIILLKGLGRVFPFLGLXXFLFRIINIAAPPSINLGGELLLIGGIIKWRLIVIVPLGLISFFSAGYSLYIFSYLNHGKGWVVYGVFIISIREIYLLFLHLIPLLLXILKMEIFIIWFYLVSLYIKY